From Treponema sp. J25, a single genomic window includes:
- a CDS encoding HD domain-containing phosphohydrolase yields the protein MDHSFSLEAFIDQFGAIVCGETYQNLLPCDRFSLAVYDSREDLLIAYHAYTRYNTPVLLQKGFSQRLSETSLKKIIDKGLPFRIIHDLTEHASPSAELLILEGIHSNLTIPILINQRIFGFLFFAHSKTFAYTADEGRLALLISNLVKTRFFYSYAIQKTLSIFGDGIVNLVEFKDDETADHTRRVSLYSEVIASVLSEQGLITPQKAREITNYAPLHDIGKIGIPDHILQKPGKLTEEEWQIMRQHPWIGGKLIRVANQQLIDELGYGLLHTAYNLIVDHHEWWDGSGYPQRKKEREISIEGQIVAIADVFDALSTKRPYKEAFPFETSLQMLCEQKGSHFNPELVDIFIGKKAEVYKIYRQHYKNQPDTEH from the coding sequence ATGGATCACAGCTTCTCCCTTGAAGCTTTTATCGACCAGTTTGGGGCCATTGTCTGTGGAGAAACCTATCAAAATTTACTTCCCTGCGACCGTTTTTCTTTAGCGGTATATGACAGCCGGGAGGATCTTCTCATAGCGTACCATGCGTACACCCGTTACAACACACCGGTTCTTCTTCAAAAAGGATTTTCCCAGCGTCTTTCCGAAACTTCTCTTAAAAAAATCATCGACAAGGGGCTTCCTTTCAGAATTATCCACGATCTTACCGAACATGCTTCTCCTTCCGCAGAACTCCTTATTTTAGAAGGAATTCATTCAAATCTCACGATTCCTATTCTTATAAATCAGCGAATTTTCGGTTTTCTCTTTTTTGCTCATAGCAAAACCTTTGCCTACACCGCTGATGAAGGACGGCTGGCCCTCCTTATTTCTAACCTGGTAAAAACCCGATTTTTCTATTCCTACGCGATTCAAAAAACCCTTTCCATCTTTGGGGATGGCATTGTCAATCTTGTAGAATTTAAGGATGATGAAACGGCGGACCACACCCGTCGGGTCTCCCTCTATTCAGAGGTAATTGCTTCGGTGCTCAGCGAACAGGGTCTCATTACCCCCCAGAAGGCCCGGGAAATTACCAACTATGCGCCCCTTCACGATATCGGAAAAATCGGTATTCCGGATCACATTCTGCAAAAACCGGGAAAACTTACCGAGGAAGAATGGCAGATCATGCGACAACACCCGTGGATTGGGGGAAAATTAATTCGGGTAGCAAACCAACAACTTATCGATGAACTGGGCTATGGACTTCTCCACACGGCCTACAACCTTATTGTGGATCACCATGAATGGTGGGATGGTTCAGGGTATCCCCAGCGGAAAAAAGAAAGAGAAATTTCGATAGAAGGCCAAATCGTCGCCATTGCCGATGTGTTTGATGCCCTGAGCACCAAACGTCCTTACAAAGAGGCCTTCCCTTTTGAGACATCCCTACAAATGCTCTGTGAACAAAAGGGAAGCCATTTTAACCCCGAACTGGTGGATATTTTTATAGGAAAAAAAGCAGAGGTATACAAAATTTATCGGCAACACTATAAAAACCAACCGGACACGGAGCACTGA
- a CDS encoding methyl-accepting chemotaxis protein, which yields MNLSIRTRLFILFLVPLGFFLVREGMNIQRHLKEYATYLSQQKNITVMGITADLVTALQRERGVSGIFASSGKNAEQMVQERTKVDEVLGMWLKEIAGLSYVKKEEGAEISATLTQVRQMVDSWNGGDFYQVLDGYTRIIRQLLALSNKAVNQPTIGGIGKVMSSMALMMEAQESVAIVRSTLGSVLAGDYRIAERNRLLDLIEQFEGLEINLKSPAIIYSTQTKETIDKLLSSRGYQVLEETLYEVVIRNFQETQNGVYNITYEELWQEDTGLVGSINEAVRAELENLVDRSKKIAYSYLVDFLITSLVVGSLIVGLLITGFAFSRAIRKPIVQVMHTFDSIAQGQGDLSVELEVPDQSELGLMARYFNQFTGHLSTIIKTIRQETEELRKLGESLSSEMEQSAAATEEIGATLKSIHQNVLHQSASVSESAATIEQFLSNISELKEHIETQSAAVTESSASIRQMLESIKRVQDSLEAGNSKIEALVKASEVGRNTLDPLIVQIGQITEQSRALQEANSLISGIAARTNLLAMNAAIEAAHAGEHGRGFAVVADEIRKLAENAASHSKSIAANLKAIQEVINRVVESSKQVQESFNTISTGVLEVNQNREQIRYAMMEQKAASKEVSTALDEITAITGKVQDFAGETESGSKQIKTEMANLLQVTEEIKQAVSDASRALDEIAAANNHVRTLTLENRDAIQKIYEGFKNFKLKGD from the coding sequence ATGAATCTTTCTATCCGGACCCGGCTCTTTATTCTTTTTCTGGTTCCGCTCGGTTTCTTTCTTGTCCGAGAAGGAATGAATATCCAGAGACACTTAAAAGAATATGCTACCTATCTTAGTCAGCAAAAAAATATAACCGTCATGGGTATCACGGCGGACCTTGTGACAGCCCTCCAGCGAGAACGGGGAGTTTCCGGTATTTTTGCAAGCAGTGGAAAAAATGCAGAACAAATGGTACAAGAACGAACAAAAGTCGATGAAGTATTGGGGATGTGGCTTAAAGAGATCGCGGGCCTTTCCTATGTAAAAAAGGAAGAAGGGGCAGAAATCTCTGCAACCCTTACCCAGGTTCGCCAAATGGTTGATAGTTGGAATGGGGGCGATTTTTATCAGGTCCTCGATGGGTATACCCGTATTATCCGTCAGTTGCTTGCCCTTTCTAATAAGGCGGTAAATCAGCCCACCATTGGTGGTATTGGTAAGGTGATGTCCTCTATGGCGCTGATGATGGAAGCCCAGGAGTCGGTAGCCATTGTCCGGTCAACCCTCGGGAGCGTTCTAGCCGGTGATTATCGAATTGCTGAGCGGAACCGACTGTTAGACCTTATTGAACAGTTTGAAGGTTTGGAGATCAATTTAAAAAGTCCGGCCATTATTTATTCAACCCAGACCAAAGAGACCATCGACAAACTTTTGAGTAGTCGAGGGTATCAAGTTCTGGAAGAAACTCTTTATGAGGTAGTGATAAGAAATTTTCAGGAGACTCAAAACGGTGTTTATAACATAACCTACGAAGAACTGTGGCAGGAAGATACAGGGCTTGTGGGTTCTATAAACGAAGCGGTTCGGGCTGAATTAGAGAATCTTGTTGATCGTTCTAAGAAGATTGCCTATTCGTATCTTGTGGATTTTCTTATCACATCTCTCGTGGTAGGTTCACTTATTGTGGGGCTTTTGATCACCGGTTTTGCCTTTTCCCGGGCTATTCGAAAGCCCATTGTGCAGGTCATGCATACCTTTGATTCTATCGCTCAGGGGCAGGGAGATCTTTCGGTAGAATTGGAAGTGCCCGATCAATCTGAACTTGGGCTTATGGCCCGGTATTTTAATCAATTTACCGGTCATCTCAGCACTATTATCAAAACGATCCGGCAAGAAACAGAGGAATTGAGAAAGCTTGGGGAGTCCCTTTCCAGCGAAATGGAACAAAGTGCGGCCGCCACCGAGGAAATCGGCGCCACTCTGAAGTCGATTCATCAAAATGTGCTTCATCAGTCGGCCAGTGTAAGCGAAAGTGCCGCCACGATAGAACAGTTTTTATCAAACATTTCGGAACTCAAGGAACATATCGAAACCCAATCGGCGGCGGTTACCGAGTCCAGTGCTTCGATTCGGCAAATGCTGGAATCCATTAAACGGGTGCAGGATTCCCTTGAGGCAGGGAATTCTAAGATTGAAGCCCTGGTGAAGGCCAGTGAAGTAGGTCGTAACACCCTGGATCCGCTTATTGTGCAGATTGGTCAGATCACCGAGCAATCCCGGGCCTTGCAGGAAGCAAACAGCCTTATCTCGGGTATCGCTGCCCGGACTAACCTCTTGGCCATGAATGCGGCTATAGAAGCGGCCCATGCAGGCGAGCATGGGCGGGGCTTTGCGGTAGTGGCCGACGAAATTCGCAAGCTTGCGGAAAATGCGGCGAGTCACTCTAAGAGCATTGCCGCTAACCTCAAGGCCATTCAAGAAGTAATCAATCGAGTAGTGGAGAGTTCTAAACAAGTTCAGGAGAGTTTTAATACCATTAGTACGGGAGTCCTGGAGGTAAACCAGAACCGAGAGCAGATCCGCTATGCCATGATGGAACAAAAAGCCGCTTCTAAGGAGGTTTCTACTGCCCTGGATGAAATTACGGCTATTACGGGGAAGGTCCAGGATTTTGCGGGCGAAACGGAGAGCGGAAGTAAACAGATTAAAACCGAGATGGCGAATTTGTTGCAAGTTACGGAAGAGATTAAACAGGCGGTAAGCGATGCAAGCCGGGCCCTTGATGAAATTGCCGCAGCCAACAACCATGTTCGTACGCTAACCTTAGAAAATCGGGATGCAATTCAAAAAATCTATGAGGGCTTTAAAAACTTTAAGTTGAAAGGTGATTGA
- a CDS encoding NCS2 family permease — protein sequence MEQLFKLKQHGTTVRTELVAGLTTFMTMAYILAVNPNILSNAGMPAGGVFTATALASAIATICMALLANLPIALAPGMGLNAFFAFTVVLGMGYSWQLALTAVFLEGLLFLLLSLFNVREAIIKSIPTNIKKAVSVGIGLFIAFIGLQNAGIVVKSEATLVALGSLDKGPVLVALIGLVLTGVLLAFKVKGALLFGILGATIVGIPFGVTNIPKNWNPVGSPAAPLLFQFQFDKILSLDFFVVFFTFLFVDIFDTVGTLVGITTQAGMIDKEGNVPRVKQALLSDAVGTVVGACLGTSTVTSYIESAAGVADGGRTGLTAFTTGILFLLALFLSPLFLLIPSAATAPALILVGLFMMEPIKDVELYDFTEAIPAFLTIIMMPLTYSIADGLVFGILSYIFIKLFTGKVKDISAVTWIVGILFIIKLIMK from the coding sequence GTGGAACAGTTATTTAAGTTGAAACAGCACGGGACTACTGTGCGGACCGAACTGGTGGCTGGTCTTACTACCTTTATGACCATGGCCTATATCCTGGCGGTGAATCCTAATATCCTGAGTAATGCGGGAATGCCTGCCGGTGGGGTGTTTACCGCCACCGCCCTGGCTTCGGCAATTGCGACTATCTGCATGGCCCTCCTGGCAAATCTTCCCATAGCTCTGGCGCCAGGTATGGGACTCAATGCCTTTTTTGCCTTTACTGTGGTACTCGGTATGGGCTATAGCTGGCAGCTTGCCCTGACGGCAGTGTTTCTGGAAGGACTTCTTTTCCTCCTTCTTTCCCTTTTTAATGTCCGGGAAGCGATTATTAAATCTATCCCCACCAATATTAAAAAGGCTGTTTCGGTAGGAATCGGTCTTTTTATTGCCTTTATTGGACTCCAGAATGCGGGAATTGTTGTAAAAAGTGAGGCAACCCTTGTGGCCCTGGGAAGTCTGGATAAGGGACCGGTGCTCGTAGCCCTGATTGGTCTTGTGTTAACCGGTGTTTTGCTAGCCTTTAAGGTGAAAGGGGCCCTCCTCTTTGGTATCCTGGGAGCGACGATAGTGGGGATCCCCTTTGGGGTGACGAACATCCCCAAGAATTGGAATCCCGTTGGAAGTCCTGCGGCTCCTCTTCTGTTTCAGTTCCAGTTTGATAAAATCTTAAGCCTTGATTTCTTTGTGGTCTTCTTTACCTTCCTCTTTGTGGATATCTTTGATACGGTGGGGACCCTGGTGGGAATTACTACCCAGGCCGGGATGATCGATAAGGAGGGAAACGTACCCCGAGTTAAGCAGGCCCTGCTGTCTGACGCTGTGGGAACGGTGGTAGGGGCTTGTCTCGGTACTTCTACGGTAACCAGCTATATCGAAAGTGCTGCTGGTGTAGCCGATGGTGGTCGGACCGGGCTTACCGCCTTTACCACGGGGATTCTCTTTTTACTTGCCCTGTTTCTTTCTCCCTTATTCCTTTTAATTCCTTCGGCGGCCACCGCTCCAGCCCTTATCCTGGTGGGGCTCTTCATGATGGAACCCATTAAGGATGTGGAACTCTATGATTTTACCGAAGCAATCCCTGCTTTTCTTACCATCATTATGATGCCCTTGACCTACAGCATCGCCGATGGGCTTGTGTTCGGGATTCTCTCGTATATTTTCATCAAGCTCTTTACCGGTAAAGTTAAGGATATTTCGGCTGTTACCTGGATTGTGGGGATTCTCTTTATCATCAAACTTATTATGAAGTAA
- a CDS encoding metallophosphoesterase — translation MKTVLKGVWLSFCFAFFSWSLIAEPSRVVRFGVISDVHVCDKPDQSQVISVNASPRYFTGGLAKLEAFAEAMNKANAAFVVELGDFTDNPVDMSLPYEKRKAAAFGFLEAAEAKLALFKGPRYHVMGNHDTDQLSKEDVSTKIVNGGTGEIIPKGKTYYSFDKGGIHFVVLDACYKADGNPYSGVPGGPGSGYSWSDANIPAVEVEWLKNDLASTRLPTIVFSHQLLCPLEQVDAAYDPAHSVKNAAEIRSILEKSGVVVAAFAGHYHDGGYMKVNGIHYVCLQANAAYGNDVSYHNQYVLVDVYKDGKDIQIAIAGNGNQKSYVLASTLK, via the coding sequence ATGAAGACGGTACTGAAAGGGGTATGGTTGTCCTTTTGTTTTGCCTTTTTCTCTTGGTCGCTTATTGCTGAGCCATCTCGGGTGGTTCGCTTCGGCGTGATAAGCGATGTCCATGTTTGTGACAAGCCTGATCAATCTCAAGTAATATCAGTCAATGCTTCTCCCCGCTATTTTACTGGCGGGCTGGCAAAACTAGAGGCCTTCGCTGAAGCGATGAACAAAGCAAATGCCGCTTTTGTTGTGGAACTTGGGGATTTTACGGACAATCCGGTGGACATGAGCCTTCCTTATGAAAAACGTAAAGCGGCGGCCTTCGGCTTCCTTGAGGCGGCAGAAGCCAAATTGGCGTTATTTAAAGGCCCTCGGTATCATGTGATGGGGAATCATGATACGGATCAATTGTCAAAAGAGGATGTAAGCACGAAAATTGTCAACGGGGGAACGGGTGAGATTATTCCAAAAGGAAAAACCTACTATTCATTTGATAAAGGGGGAATTCACTTCGTTGTTCTTGATGCGTGCTATAAGGCTGATGGCAATCCCTATTCAGGGGTCCCTGGTGGTCCAGGCTCCGGGTACTCCTGGTCCGACGCAAATATCCCCGCAGTTGAGGTAGAGTGGCTAAAAAATGATCTTGCATCCACAAGACTCCCCACCATTGTTTTTTCTCATCAATTACTGTGTCCCCTTGAACAGGTTGACGCCGCCTACGATCCAGCCCATTCTGTTAAGAATGCGGCGGAAATTCGTTCTATTCTTGAAAAGAGTGGGGTAGTGGTCGCTGCTTTTGCTGGTCATTATCATGACGGCGGTTATATGAAGGTCAATGGAATACATTATGTATGTTTACAGGCCAATGCGGCGTATGGTAATGATGTTTCATACCACAACCAATATGTGCTTGTGGACGTTTACAAAGATGGAAAAGATATCCAGATCGCCATTGCTGGAAATGGAAACCAAAAAAGTTATGTGTTGGCAAGCACTCTAAAATAA
- a CDS encoding methyl-accepting chemotaxis protein codes for MLPLLFGVIGGVAFGTHDVIYSAMGQHPLVWLQGTGFFCLNLSLFVSLTFRSSRLYKELEIYSAEIQQKTSQLTHFIRGLEESARTISSISVSIDREAQRAAESAEKLSRGVAHIQEGASQQTRAAQDASGAVDQFAASVGKVYLDVDRQAQEIRTSVESVSMVAQAIAEVTTHTEQTAQSARELQKSAEAGRIASDELSEAIERIRHTSDVIVSIVQAVEEFAEQTNLLAMNAAIEAAHAGSSGRGFAVIANEIKKLATLSAEQVGKIRDAIQEITRRIEQGVVLNKNMVNSLDVVTLGAQKTLTSIEAIYRALSSQKIAADQLRQNLSVLSETAEGIRSEAQKEQGEGERLRSRIGELQRISESLKEDIHSITRENEEILSMIQHLATVSKEGKEAVLSMKEVLDQEV; via the coding sequence GTGCTGCCCCTCCTTTTTGGGGTTATCGGTGGCGTAGCCTTTGGAACCCACGATGTTATCTATTCAGCGATGGGGCAGCATCCCCTGGTCTGGCTTCAGGGAACGGGGTTCTTCTGTTTGAATCTTTCCCTCTTTGTTTCCCTTACCTTCCGATCTTCCCGGCTATACAAAGAACTGGAGATTTACTCTGCCGAAATTCAACAGAAAACCAGCCAGCTCACCCACTTTATCCGGGGGCTCGAAGAGAGCGCCCGGACTATCTCATCCATATCGGTGAGCATTGATAGGGAAGCCCAACGGGCCGCCGAATCGGCAGAAAAGCTATCCCGGGGAGTCGCGCATATCCAGGAAGGGGCTAGCCAGCAAACAAGGGCCGCGCAAGACGCAAGTGGAGCGGTGGACCAATTTGCGGCATCGGTCGGGAAAGTCTACCTGGACGTCGATCGGCAGGCCCAGGAAATACGAACCTCGGTGGAATCGGTTTCAATGGTGGCCCAGGCAATCGCGGAGGTTACCACCCATACGGAACAAACCGCCCAGTCAGCCCGGGAACTACAGAAATCGGCAGAAGCGGGTCGCATTGCCTCGGATGAACTATCTGAGGCAATAGAACGAATTCGACATACTTCAGACGTAATCGTAAGCATTGTGCAAGCGGTAGAAGAGTTTGCGGAGCAGACAAATCTTTTGGCGATGAATGCGGCTATCGAAGCGGCCCATGCGGGAAGTTCGGGGAGAGGTTTTGCGGTTATTGCCAACGAAATCAAAAAGCTCGCCACCCTTTCCGCTGAACAGGTAGGAAAAATCCGGGATGCTATTCAGGAAATCACACGACGAATAGAGCAGGGGGTTGTTTTAAATAAGAACATGGTGAATTCCCTAGATGTGGTAACCCTGGGAGCTCAGAAAACCCTGACAAGCATAGAAGCAATCTACCGGGCCCTGAGTTCACAGAAAATAGCGGCAGATCAACTGCGCCAAAACCTCTCGGTGCTCTCAGAAACCGCCGAGGGAATACGTAGCGAAGCCCAAAAAGAACAAGGAGAAGGGGAACGGTTACGAAGTCGGATAGGGGAACTTCAACGTATTTCCGAATCTCTTAAAGAAGATATCCATTCCATTACCAGGGAAAACGAAGAGATCCTTTCGATGATTCAACACCTTGCAACGGTAAGCAAAGAAGGCAAAGAGGCGGTTCTTTCGATGAAAGAGGTGTTAGACCAGGAGGTGTAA
- a CDS encoding NAD-dependent deacylase produces MNSCREDVYQKVAALLQNIKNKRGASLALTGAGISTESGIPDFRSPGSGLWEQMDPMETLSAQVLRERPEEFYIRGFRLLTSMKDATPNLAHQILAKLEEAGYIQGVITQNIDNLHHLAGSRRVWEVHGNTREAYCLSCRWRGALSELEQQVAQGSIPPRCPLCGGNARPAVVLFGDPMPVAFNEALEAVKKADLLLVVGSSLSVYPVAYLPELVRHLVIINLTPTPQDYRAEVVLHEKASQALAKIYDRLEGKGL; encoded by the coding sequence ATGAACTCCTGCAGAGAAGATGTATACCAAAAGGTAGCTGCGTTGCTTCAGAATATTAAAAATAAAAGGGGAGCCTCCCTTGCGCTTACGGGGGCGGGAATTTCCACCGAAAGCGGCATCCCCGACTTTCGTAGCCCCGGTTCGGGACTCTGGGAACAGATGGATCCCATGGAAACCCTCTCGGCCCAGGTCTTGAGAGAGCGGCCCGAGGAATTCTATATCCGGGGGTTTCGTCTTCTTACGAGCATGAAGGATGCCACCCCTAATCTGGCCCATCAAATCCTGGCTAAATTGGAAGAGGCAGGATATATCCAGGGAGTCATCACCCAAAACATTGACAACCTTCATCACCTAGCGGGGAGTAGACGGGTCTGGGAAGTGCATGGCAATACCCGGGAAGCCTATTGTCTTTCGTGCAGGTGGCGGGGGGCCTTGTCTGAGCTTGAACAGCAGGTGGCACAGGGCTCTATCCCGCCCCGCTGTCCTCTCTGTGGTGGAAATGCGCGCCCGGCGGTGGTGCTTTTTGGGGACCCCATGCCGGTGGCCTTTAACGAGGCCTTGGAGGCGGTAAAGAAGGCGGACCTTCTTCTTGTGGTGGGTTCGTCCCTTTCGGTGTATCCCGTGGCCTATCTTCCCGAACTGGTGCGGCATCTGGTTATTATCAATCTTACCCCCACCCCCCAGGATTACCGAGCAGAGGTGGTGCTGCACGAAAAGGCAAGCCAGGCCCTGGCGAAGATATATGACCGCCTGGAGGGAAAGGGGCTTTAA
- a CDS encoding NADP-dependent malic enzyme, translated as MNIDTSLRNLDSLFPSTFTEEQKARAKTLFLKNLSLEAHRWYGGKMQTVPKCGLFGFNWFNVWYTPGVSQISTTIRDNNDASFALSNRGNLVAVVSDSTRVLGDGDCTPPGGLGVMEGKALLMKYLGGVDAVALCIDSRNREGKPDPDRIIEFVKMAQPSFGAINLEDISQPNCFKVLDELREACDIPVWHDDAQGTACVTLAGLINALKLVNKKLSDVRIVLLGAGASNTTIARLLMADGADPDRIIMFDSRGALHRKRKDIETDPRNYRKWELCQQTNPQGIDDMATAMKGADVLIALSTPGPDTVKQEWVRSMAEKAIVFACANPVPEIWPYAAKEAGAHIVATGRGDFPNQVNNSVCFPGILKGALLVRARKITDGMAIRCAHSIADFAERRGIHPDNIIATMEETEVFAVEAADVAMQAIKEGVARCTLSWDEVYQKAMADITAARTLVQDMHQQGHIQAPPQELLEEALQKAIAAVQ; from the coding sequence ATGAACATTGATACAAGCCTCCGTAATCTGGACAGTCTCTTTCCCTCTACTTTTACTGAGGAACAGAAAGCCCGAGCCAAGACGCTCTTTTTAAAAAATCTTTCCCTCGAGGCCCACCGATGGTATGGCGGAAAGATGCAGACCGTCCCCAAGTGCGGTCTTTTTGGATTTAACTGGTTCAACGTGTGGTATACCCCGGGGGTATCGCAAATTTCCACCACCATTCGGGACAACAACGATGCGTCCTTTGCCCTTTCTAACCGGGGGAATCTGGTAGCCGTGGTTTCTGATTCTACCCGGGTCCTCGGCGATGGGGACTGTACCCCTCCCGGCGGGCTTGGCGTCATGGAAGGGAAGGCCCTGCTCATGAAGTACCTCGGTGGTGTTGATGCGGTGGCCCTCTGTATCGATTCCCGGAACAGGGAAGGAAAACCAGACCCCGATAGAATTATCGAGTTTGTGAAAATGGCGCAGCCCTCCTTCGGGGCGATTAATCTTGAAGATATCAGTCAGCCCAACTGTTTTAAGGTGCTGGATGAACTGCGGGAAGCCTGCGATATTCCCGTCTGGCACGACGATGCCCAGGGAACGGCCTGCGTAACCCTGGCGGGGCTTATCAACGCCTTAAAACTGGTGAACAAAAAACTTTCTGATGTACGGATTGTGCTCTTAGGGGCGGGGGCATCAAACACCACCATTGCGCGGCTCCTCATGGCCGATGGGGCGGACCCCGACCGTATCATCATGTTCGATTCCCGGGGAGCGTTGCACAGGAAACGAAAAGACATTGAGACGGACCCGCGGAATTACCGGAAATGGGAACTCTGCCAGCAAACCAATCCTCAGGGGATTGATGATATGGCCACCGCCATGAAGGGGGCCGATGTTCTCATTGCCCTGTCGACCCCCGGACCGGATACGGTGAAACAAGAGTGGGTCCGCTCCATGGCCGAGAAAGCCATTGTGTTTGCCTGCGCCAATCCGGTACCAGAAATTTGGCCCTATGCGGCAAAGGAAGCGGGGGCCCACATTGTGGCTACCGGCCGGGGGGATTTTCCCAACCAGGTAAACAACTCGGTGTGCTTCCCTGGCATCTTAAAGGGGGCCCTCCTGGTTCGGGCCCGCAAGATTACCGATGGGATGGCCATCCGCTGCGCCCATTCCATTGCCGACTTTGCAGAGCGGCGGGGCATCCATCCTGACAACATCATCGCCACCATGGAAGAAACAGAGGTCTTCGCGGTGGAAGCGGCCGATGTGGCCATGCAGGCTATCAAAGAAGGGGTAGCCCGCTGCACCCTTTCCTGGGATGAGGTGTACCAGAAAGCAATGGCCGACATTACCGCTGCTCGCACGCTGGTGCAGGACATGCACCAGCAGGGGCATATCCAGGCGCCCCCTCAGGAACTGCTAGAAGAGGCTCTGCAAAAGGCGATTGCGGCGGTCCAATAA